The Candidatus Neomarinimicrobiota bacterium genomic interval TCAAACAACATCGCCCTCATTTCAATATTGATCTCCGTGATGATAAGACCTTTCCCTATATTCGGATTACCAAAGAAGCCTATCCCCAGGTATTTGTAACTCGAACTATTGTAAAAGATGGATCGGTCTACTACGGACCCTATACCAACGTGAAAGGGCTCCGCTCAGCCCTGTCTGTGATCAAACGTATTTTCACTATCCGAAGTTGTCACTATCGTATGGATGACGAGTCCGTGGCAGCTGGGAAAGTCCAGTTGTGTCTGGATTACCACATCGGAAAATGTGACGGACCTTGCCAGGGCTTGATCACTCGTCAGGAATATGCTGAGATGATCCAACGTGTGGAGGATTTCCTCAAAGGGCGAACCGATACTGTTGAAACTTATCTTGAAAATAAAATGCAATTGGCGGCAGCTAATACTGATTATGAGCAGGCCGCTCGCTATCGGGATCAACTGGAGGCTGTGCGCTCCTATGTCAGTCGTCAACGTCTTAAAACCAGTGATTTTGAAGATCGGGATGTCCTGGGAGTCGCCCGCCAGGATAATCTTACCTGTGGAATTTTGATCCGAATAAGAGCCGGCAAACTGATCGGGAAAGAACAATTCCGCTTTCGGGGAGCTGAAGATGAGAAAATGCCCGCTATTTTGAGCCGCATGATCACTCGTGTTTATGAGGATGCTTCCTTTATCCCCCGCGAAATTTTGGTTCCTGATGAGATCGCTGATTTGGACATGATCACGGCCTGGCTGAAGGATGTTTCCGGTGCCAGGATCACATTCAGAACGCCGCAAATAGGGGAGAAGAAAACCTTATTGGAACTTGCTGATCGCAACGCCGAATTAGTGCTCAAAGACTGGGCTCTGGAACAAGCCCAACGAGTGGAGATCGTGCCCAAAATGGTCCGAGCACTCCAGGAAGACCTGAATCTCAACGCTCCACCCCGGCGGATCGAAGGATTTGATATCTCTCATCTGGGAGGAACAGAAACCGTGGCTTCCCTGGTGTGTTTTAAGGATGGGAAACCGGCTAAACAGGAATATCGCAAATTTCAAATAAAAACGGTCCAGGGCATCGATGATTTTGCCAGTATGAAAGAAGTGATCCACCGGCGCTATACCCGAGTAAAAGCTGAGGCATTATCCGAACCGGACCTGATTCTGATCGATGGTGGTAAAGGGCAATTAAGTGCTGCTGTAGATATTTTAAAGCAGATCGGAATGTCCCATATCCCAATTCTGGGTTTAGCCAAACGTTTAGAGGAAGTGTTTCTTCCAGGAGAATCGCTTTCCCTGGGTATTCCCAAAACCAGCCCTTCGATCATCTTGTTGAGAAGGATTCGAGATGAAGCCCACCGGTTTGCCATCACCTTCCAGAAGAATAGACGCAGTAAGGCCATGGTTCATTCTGCCCTGGATGATATTGCAGGTATTGGACAATCGCGGCGGGTGGCACTGTTAAAGTACTTCCGGTCATTGAATAATTTAAAAAATGCCGATGTGGATGAGATCGCCCACGTCCCCGGAATATCCACTATTATGGCTCAGCGGATAAAAACCGGGTTAAATTGAGAAAATAGAGAAACTTGCCAGGGCGTAACCGATAGGCGAAAGGTAAGGGGTTTTGGAGCACAAAAAGCTCTGCGTCCCGGCGGCTTTGCCTGCCCGCACGAAGTTATACGCAGGTGGGCGAGAGGGCGTTTTTAAGGAATAAGTAAAAAGTAAAAAGGGTATAAGGGTTTTGGCATAAAAGACTCTGCGTCTTGGCGGCTCTGCCTGCCCGCACGAAGTTATACGCAGGCGGGCGAGAGGGCGTTTTTAAGGAATAAGTAAAAAGGGTATAGGGTATAGGGTATAGGGTATAGGGGATAACTATCATTGAAGACATCAAATCTTTCAGCCTGCGCTTTCAGCTGTGCATCGGATCTTACTGCACTCAGATTACTTCTGTCTTTACAGCGTTTCGCCACGCAGACAGGATCAGGAATCAAAACTGAAACTCGTGAAACTCAAAAAACTCATAAGCTCATAAACTCAAAAAAACTCAGGAACTAACATGGTCTTCGATTTCACAGAAAAAGAAAAAGGCATCCAGCCACGTACCATCTGGTGTCTGGGTCGCAATTATGCCAAACATGCTGAAGAACTAGGCAATCTGGTGGAAGCTCAACCACTGATTTTTCAAAAAGGCTTGAATGCCCTGGTACCATTGAACGGGGTACAGAAATTGTTTCGGGATCATGGTGAAGTTCACTATGAAACTGAGCTGGTGGTCATGATGGATCGCAATAATAAGGGATCATT includes:
- the uvrC gene encoding excinuclease ABC subunit UvrC; amino-acid sequence: MSKVIAPYLAKLKDLPKQPGVYFYYDRNGKIIYIGKAKVLRNRVKSYFTGAPDSPKTARLITRIWDLQTLVTRSEVEALLTEANLIKQHRPHFNIDLRDDKTFPYIRITKEAYPQVFVTRTIVKDGSVYYGPYTNVKGLRSALSVIKRIFTIRSCHYRMDDESVAAGKVQLCLDYHIGKCDGPCQGLITRQEYAEMIQRVEDFLKGRTDTVETYLENKMQLAAANTDYEQAARYRDQLEAVRSYVSRQRLKTSDFEDRDVLGVARQDNLTCGILIRIRAGKLIGKEQFRFRGAEDEKMPAILSRMITRVYEDASFIPREILVPDEIADLDMITAWLKDVSGARITFRTPQIGEKKTLLELADRNAELVLKDWALEQAQRVEIVPKMVRALQEDLNLNAPPRRIEGFDISHLGGTETVASLVCFKDGKPAKQEYRKFQIKTVQGIDDFASMKEVIHRRYTRVKAEALSEPDLILIDGGKGQLSAAVDILKQIGMSHIPILGLAKRLEEVFLPGESLSLGIPKTSPSIILLRRIRDEAHRFAITFQKNRRSKAMVHSALDDIAGIGQSRRVALLKYFRSLNNLKNADVDEIAHVPGISTIMAQRIKTGLN